A single window of Metallosphaera hakonensis JCM 8857 = DSM 7519 DNA harbors:
- a CDS encoding DUF711 family protein — MNYSAEEIAEVINMLNHEDLDIRSVTLSLNTLFAVSDVPERSIEKLSSLNPALSRFSEVVELVEEKLGVRIVTKRVAVSPVQYFLEPIPEMEYAVKLGKHLDSMALKSNLDYIGGFSGYADRGVSRGVQAMLESLSEVLNSTTRLSGMLNAASTQEGLNVDAVKLFTAQLLKMSPHASSRVAIMANSPQDSPFVPSAHHGRGMPNSSINIAVSGPGVIAGAVRRAKPSSFQELYEVVKKASFKVTRLGELVGRVVSEELGVPMGSVDLSLAPSPKVGDSVAEILEVMGISRVGGHGSLAALALIMDAVKKGGSMATNLVGGLSSAFIPVSEDSIMALRMKEGHLELNDILAMSAVCNSGIDMVGVPKSEGEEKITALILDVLSLGLILNKILGVRVIPLDGKPGEEIDLGGLLGKVVIAKMKEVDSSQFTSRTGFIPTPVKRLELG, encoded by the coding sequence ATGAACTATTCTGCCGAGGAGATAGCCGAAGTCATAAATATGCTTAACCACGAGGACCTGGACATAAGATCTGTAACCTTAAGTCTTAACACCCTATTCGCTGTCTCAGATGTTCCAGAGAGATCCATAGAGAAGCTCTCTTCCCTGAACCCAGCTCTCTCCAGGTTTTCGGAAGTCGTGGAGTTGGTTGAGGAGAAACTTGGGGTAAGGATTGTAACTAAGAGGGTCGCAGTTTCGCCCGTTCAATACTTCCTCGAACCTATCCCGGAGATGGAATACGCTGTGAAATTAGGGAAACATCTCGATAGTATGGCCCTTAAATCGAACTTAGATTACATTGGCGGATTCTCAGGTTACGCTGACAGGGGCGTAAGTCGTGGAGTTCAGGCGATGCTGGAGAGCTTGTCGGAGGTTCTCAATTCTACCACAAGGCTCTCGGGCATGCTCAACGCTGCCTCAACTCAGGAGGGTCTGAACGTAGACGCTGTGAAACTCTTCACCGCTCAGTTGCTGAAAATGTCACCCCACGCCTCATCAAGGGTGGCCATAATGGCCAACTCTCCCCAGGACTCGCCCTTCGTCCCTTCAGCTCACCACGGGAGGGGAATGCCCAACTCCTCAATCAATATTGCGGTTAGCGGTCCAGGGGTAATTGCGGGGGCCGTCAGGAGAGCCAAGCCCAGCTCCTTCCAGGAACTCTATGAGGTCGTAAAAAAGGCGTCATTTAAGGTAACCAGGTTGGGGGAACTAGTTGGAAGGGTTGTCTCAGAGGAATTGGGAGTCCCCATGGGCTCAGTGGATCTCTCCCTGGCTCCTTCACCTAAGGTTGGGGACAGCGTTGCGGAGATCCTGGAGGTTATGGGAATATCAAGGGTAGGTGGACACGGCTCGCTTGCCGCCTTGGCCCTCATAATGGACGCTGTGAAGAAAGGAGGGTCCATGGCCACTAACCTTGTGGGGGGACTAAGTAGCGCCTTTATTCCGGTTAGCGAGGATTCCATCATGGCCTTGAGGATGAAGGAGGGCCACCTAGAACTTAACGATATCCTGGCCATGTCGGCGGTATGCAACAGCGGAATAGACATGGTAGGAGTTCCCAAGAGTGAGGGAGAGGAGAAGATAACTGCACTGATCCTAGACGTGTTGTCGTTGGGATTGATCCTGAATAAAATCCTGGGGGTCAGAGTGATTCCCCTGGACGGAAAGCCTGGGGAGGAGATCGATCTAGGAGGACTCCTGGGAAAAGTGGTAATAGCTAAGATGAAGGAAGTGGATAGCTCCCAATTCACGTCGAGGACGGGCTTCATTCCCACACCCGTGAAAAGACTGGAGCTGGGTTAA